Genomic DNA from Octopus bimaculoides isolate UCB-OBI-ISO-001 chromosome 3, ASM119413v2, whole genome shotgun sequence:
TGAGAATCGACTTGGAAATGTACACGGTCTTCATGATCTTGGAGCAAATATCGGTTCTGAAGAGTAGCATCACACTTACTACACTTGACAACTTTTAGTTTCTTCAGCTCAGTTACGTATTCAGAGAAATCAGACTCATCTGCATGAAATTTCTTCACATGTTCATCCACACCAGTGTAGTCACAGAACATTTTTTGGCAATAACGACATTGAACGACACGCACATTATTCCTTTTCCTACGTCCTGGTTTGTGCATTTTGCCACTGCCTGTATCATTCTTCTGTTTGCCGGAAATGAGCTCATGTTTTTCATATATGGCTGCCGTTGTTGAAAGGTTTGATCCTGTTACATCATCAGCTTGTACACTTTCTGAATTCCTTCCTGAGGTTGTTATATCTTCTACAGCTGTACTTTCTAAAAGTTGCATAATATTACTAGATACATCAGTAACTTTTGACTTGGGGATTTCAGAGGCAACAACATTGCTACCCTTCTTTCCTTGATTAGCTAAATGTTTCACTCCACGTAGCATAATGCGTTTTGATTGACGAGTCACCAAACGAGCTTCTTTTGGATCACACTCACTCTTATTTTGATTACACTCTGCCTTATTTGACATCTGTTTTGGTTTGCGGCCTCGTTTCTTGTGAGGTTTCGCAGCCGAGTTTTGAGCTTCGATGAAGGAATCACAGACTTCTGTTTCCGTGgaaaccaaatttttttttagatcatCGACAGTTGTTCTCACACTGTGCAGCACTTCTGCATTTGTAACACTTCCGGaacaatacaaaaatgaagtttgAGAAACTTGCGGAGGTAACTCACAAAATGaactattttcattaatttcttcattGTTGTGAAGAACTTTTGAAGATGGTGACAATGACGACGCTTGAAGATCTTGTGAAGATATCTTGCTTAAAGATGCATCAGAATGATCTGCTTTCTCGGTTTCATCTTGCTCACTTGACTGATTTAGCGTAACTAATTTCTGTAAATCTTCTGAATTTGCAGAGTCAAGTGAATTTACAGGAGGTGTTTCAGTGATGCCAGCACCACTGTTTAGATCACAAGAGTTTCCAGAATCATTCAAAGATGCAACGTAATTAATAAGGGAGGTCACTGTAGAAGTGGGTGATAATTTGGATAGTTTAACTATATAAGGTTCAGAATCAAATTGCTTATTCAGTTTTGATGATGGACAGATCTGAAGTGATGAAGCAGTTTCATTCTGAGTAACATTACTTAAACAGAAACCACACCGACCTTCCATAACCTGTAGTTGTATTTCTGAAAATGACATCTGTAGCATATTTTCAGAACCTTTTGCAGTCTGGACTTTTGCAGTTTGCATGATGTCGATATTGGAGTCGTCTTCTTTAGGTTCtaagaaaggaagatagaaaagaataatgaaagtaTAACCATACATGTTtaaattatcataatcatcatcaccagtatttaacatccacttttccatgcttaaatAAGTTGGACAGAACTTGccaaggcaaattttctacaactaggtgcccttcctgtcaccaaccctcacttgttctCAAGCAGGGTAATGTTCCCCATAAACAGACatattacaactatcacatgaagtcCAGGAGATAGTAATGCACACATAGAATAGGTTTCCTtaagttttcatcaaccaaatccattttcAAGTTTTTGATCAGtctggggctaaagtagaagacactactGGTTTGATGGACTGAGTTTTGAGTAAAAGATGCTACTCTAGGCTATCAAACAGTGACTGAGAACTTAAAATCACATGGTAATGAAGCAAACTATGTATTCACACAGCTATAACtgcttgaatatgtatgtatgcctttttcagctttatttcaagattttttgccaatagagaaagagcaggtttctaacccagatccaaggtttcgtcattggaatttcaacatcaatgtatgtatggatgtatgtgtgcatgcatatatgtgtgtgcgtgtatataggaGCGGCTctgtgtaagtagcttgcttaccaaccacatggttctgggttcagtcccactgcgtggtactttggttaagtgtcttctactatagcctcaggccaaccaaagccttgtgagtggatttggtagagggaaactgaaagaagcctgtcatatatatatttgtatgtgtgtttgtcctgataacatcacttgacaaccgatgctggtgtgtttacatccccgtaacttagcagttcagcaaaagacacctatagaataagtactaggcttacaaagaataagtcctggggtcgactaaaaggtggtgctccagcatggccgcagtcaaatgactgaaacaagtaagaaaatatatatagttaaggcacatggctcagtggttagagtgtcaagctcataatcatgaggtagtgagttcagttcccagaccaggctgtgtgttgtgttcttgagcaagacactttattttgtgttgcttcagttcactctgctgtagaaatgtgttgcgacatcactggtgtcaagctgcatcagcctctgcctttcccttggataacattagtggcatggagaagggagactggtatgcatgggcaacagctggtcttccataaacaacttcacccagacttgtgccttggagggtagtTTTCTAgttgcaatctcatggt
This window encodes:
- the LOC106875201 gene encoding GDNF-inducible zinc finger protein 1 isoform X2 — encoded protein: MQTAKVQTAKGSENMLQMSFSEIQLQVMEGRCGFCLSNVTQNETASSLQICPSSKLNKQFDSEPYIVKLSKLSPTSTVTSLINYVASLNDSGNSCDLNSGAGITETPPVNSLDSANSEDLQKLVTLNQSSEQDETEKADHSDASLSKISSQDLQASSLSPSSKVLHNNEEINENSSFCELPPQVSQTSFLYCSGSVTNAEVLHSVRTTVDDLKKNLVSTETEVCDSFIEAQNSAAKPHKKRGRKPKQMSNKAECNQNKSECDPKEARLVTRQSKRIMLRGVKHLANQGKKGSNVVASEIPKSKVTDVSSNIMQLLESTAVEDITTSGRNSESVQADDVTGSNLSTTAAIYEKHELISGKQKNDTGSGKMHKPGRRKRNNVRVVQCRYCQKMFCDYTGVDEHVKKFHADESDFSEYVTELKKLKVVKCSKCDATLQNRYLLQDHEDRVHFQVDSQICSQCGKSYKNLKSLRNHVHSVHYVKGKSNLCHLCPAKFKWAATLKQHIQEIHEGIRQFSCPTCKKEFYRKSQLNRHKRIHGSDISKMIVCKQCNKSFWFENNYIRHMRILHQPQKELFHCSYCGKGFSQKASMVAHVQLLHFNLYTFTCKICNMGFTRSKTLRAHMTQVHNDTDFVVTNSQRNRFKYNRTAEDLLYCTYCKTGFYYKAKLVEHIHQEHLSYFPHRCNKCKQGFLEKKFLENHLKKAHNIDESINSEMDMSNEQPVEDISEELPKNDMNSSEECCEELLPAAEGSNYDVPTAPLLVEVSNVDNTIHYLIQHTDQEHDSENNQQVIENIASLLLVAEQASNKESLPMVNMQNQTEFFQQLQYNDTFQN
- the LOC106875201 gene encoding GDNF-inducible zinc finger protein 1 isoform X1, giving the protein MTLLNQLDIYIPFEFIRKCVESSHEGRPVSWSASINDIVASDKTSDRLLSHPISSEPKEDDSNIDIMQTAKVQTAKGSENMLQMSFSEIQLQVMEGRCGFCLSNVTQNETASSLQICPSSKLNKQFDSEPYIVKLSKLSPTSTVTSLINYVASLNDSGNSCDLNSGAGITETPPVNSLDSANSEDLQKLVTLNQSSEQDETEKADHSDASLSKISSQDLQASSLSPSSKVLHNNEEINENSSFCELPPQVSQTSFLYCSGSVTNAEVLHSVRTTVDDLKKNLVSTETEVCDSFIEAQNSAAKPHKKRGRKPKQMSNKAECNQNKSECDPKEARLVTRQSKRIMLRGVKHLANQGKKGSNVVASEIPKSKVTDVSSNIMQLLESTAVEDITTSGRNSESVQADDVTGSNLSTTAAIYEKHELISGKQKNDTGSGKMHKPGRRKRNNVRVVQCRYCQKMFCDYTGVDEHVKKFHADESDFSEYVTELKKLKVVKCSKCDATLQNRYLLQDHEDRVHFQVDSQICSQCGKSYKNLKSLRNHVHSVHYVKGKSNLCHLCPAKFKWAATLKQHIQEIHEGIRQFSCPTCKKEFYRKSQLNRHKRIHGSDISKMIVCKQCNKSFWFENNYIRHMRILHQPQKELFHCSYCGKGFSQKASMVAHVQLLHFNLYTFTCKICNMGFTRSKTLRAHMTQVHNDTDFVVTNSQRNRFKYNRTAEDLLYCTYCKTGFYYKAKLVEHIHQEHLSYFPHRCNKCKQGFLEKKFLENHLKKAHNIDESINSEMDMSNEQPVEDISEELPKNDMNSSEECCEELLPAAEGSNYDVPTAPLLVEVSNVDNTIHYLIQHTDQEHDSENNQQVIENIASLLLVAEQASNKESLPMVNMQNQTEFFQQLQYNDTFQN